A stretch of Nitrospirota bacterium DNA encodes these proteins:
- a CDS encoding ubiquinol-cytochrome c reductase iron-sulfur subunit, producing MSEQQGGLEEGGDYTPVGSRRTFFGWVTKVAAGLVGLGLAIPLAGYVISPALKRRVQSWVEVGRVDSLPEGEPSQLEYVTIVRDGYLEAKTQKAVWAVKQPDGAVTVFAPLCTHLGCGYHWDTTDRQFKCPCHGSVYDVTGAVLAGPAPRALDRLPTKIELGRVLVMYKEFKSGLSKSVEL from the coding sequence GTGAGTGAGCAACAGGGGGGCCTTGAAGAGGGAGGGGACTATACGCCTGTCGGTTCGAGGCGGACGTTTTTTGGCTGGGTGACGAAGGTAGCGGCAGGCTTGGTCGGGCTCGGGCTGGCAATTCCCTTGGCCGGGTATGTGATTTCACCAGCTCTGAAGCGCAGAGTCCAATCGTGGGTCGAGGTCGGTCGGGTCGATAGTTTGCCGGAAGGAGAACCGTCACAGCTTGAGTATGTGACGATCGTCAGAGACGGATACCTAGAGGCCAAGACCCAGAAGGCCGTCTGGGCGGTGAAACAGCCGGACGGAGCCGTCACCGTGTTCGCGCCTCTTTGCACGCATCTGGGGTGCGGCTATCACTGGGATACGACGGACCGGCAGTTCAAATGCCCCTGTCATGGAAGCGTTTATGATGTGACCGGAGCGGTGTTGGCCGGCCCTGCTCCTCGTGCGCTGGACCGCTTGCCGACAAAAATCGAATTAGGACGGGTGCTCGTCATGTACAAAGAGTTCAAGTCGGGATTGTCGAAGTCGGTGGAACTGTGA